In the genome of Neodiprion pinetum isolate iyNeoPine1 chromosome 2, iyNeoPine1.2, whole genome shotgun sequence, one region contains:
- the LOC124210950 gene encoding protein Wnt-6 isoform X2 gives MEMRTVLVAICLLLVTPITGSLWVAGSQVVMDPMLVCKKTRRLKGKLADICRKEPALLKEIVKGVQVGTRECQHQFRNRRWNCTTVRRSLRKILLRDTRETGFINAITAAGITHAVTRACTMGHLVECSCDKTISKGNRGGKAASRAPDRTKNPLAEGEWEWGGCGDNVNFGFKKSRDFMDAPYRKRSDIKTLVKLHNNDAGRLAVKNFMRTECKCHGLSGSCTVRTCWRKMPPFREVGNRLKDSFDGAAKVIPSNDGHSFITEGPTIKPPGRFDLVYSEDSPDFCKPNRKTGSLGTQGRQCNATSPGVEGCELLCCGRGYDTKVVKEKVNCHCRFKWCCEVTCNTCVVKMSVNTCR, from the exons ATGGAGATGCGTACCGTCCTGGTGGCGATTTGCCTGTTACTCGTTACTCCGATCACCGGATCTCTTTG ggTCGCCGGAAGTCAGGTCGTAATGGACCCGATGCTGGTGTGTAAAAAAACGCGAAGACTGAAGGGCAAGCTGGCCGACATTTGTCGGAAGGAGCCAGCGCTGTTGAAAGAAATTGTGAAGGGGGTTCAAGTTGGCACCAGGGAATGTCAGCATCAGTTCAGAAACAGAAGGTGGAACTGCACGACGGTCAGGCGTTCCctcagaaaaattttacttcgaG ACACGAGAGAGACTGGTTTCATAAACGCCATCACGGCTGCTGGGATCACTCACGCTGTCACCAGGGCCTGCACCATGGGCCACCTCGTCGAGTGCTCGTGTGACAAAACTATCAGCAAAG GAAATCGCGGTGGAAAAGCAGCAAGCCGAGCACCCGATCGAACCAAAAATCCTTTGGCGGAGGGTGAATGGGAGTGGGGCGGGTGCGGGGACAACGTGAATTTCGGTTTCAAAAAGTCCCGAGATTTCATGGACGCGCCGTACCGGAAACGCAGCGACATCAAGACGCTGGTGAAGCTGCACAACAACGACGCCGGTCGTCTG gcagtgaaaaatttcatgcgCACCGAGTGCAAGTGCCACGGTCTCTCGGGTTCGTGCACCGTTCGTACTTGCTGGAGGAAGATGCCCCCGTTTCGCGAGGTCGGCAATCGTCTTAAGGACTCGTTCGACGGGGCGGCAAAGGTGATACCGAGCAACGACGGTCACAGCTTTATAACCGAGGGTCCGACGATCAAGCCTCCCGGTCGTTTCGACCTCGTTTACAGCGAGGACTCGCCGGACTTTTGCAAGCCGAACAGGAAGACCGGCTCCCTCGGGACTCAGGGTAGGCAGTGCAACGCCACGAGCCCCGGCGTCGAGGGCTGCGAGCTTCTTTGTTGCGGTCGCGGTTACGACACGAAAGTCGTCAAGGAGAAGGTCAACTGTCATTGTAGGTTCAAGTGGTGCTGCGAAGTAACGTGCAACACGTGCGTCGTCAAAATGTCGGTAAACACGTGTCGTTGA
- the LOC124210950 gene encoding protein Wnt-6 isoform X1 translates to MEMRTVLVAICLLLVTPITGSLWVAGSQVVMDPMLVCKKTRRLKGKLADICRKEPALLKEIVKGVQVGTRECQHQFRNRRWNCTTVRRSLRKILLRDTRETGFINAITAAGITHAVTRACTMGHLVECSCDKTISKGRRNRGGKAASRAPDRTKNPLAEGEWEWGGCGDNVNFGFKKSRDFMDAPYRKRSDIKTLVKLHNNDAGRLAVKNFMRTECKCHGLSGSCTVRTCWRKMPPFREVGNRLKDSFDGAAKVIPSNDGHSFITEGPTIKPPGRFDLVYSEDSPDFCKPNRKTGSLGTQGRQCNATSPGVEGCELLCCGRGYDTKVVKEKVNCHCRFKWCCEVTCNTCVVKMSVNTCR, encoded by the exons ATGGAGATGCGTACCGTCCTGGTGGCGATTTGCCTGTTACTCGTTACTCCGATCACCGGATCTCTTTG ggTCGCCGGAAGTCAGGTCGTAATGGACCCGATGCTGGTGTGTAAAAAAACGCGAAGACTGAAGGGCAAGCTGGCCGACATTTGTCGGAAGGAGCCAGCGCTGTTGAAAGAAATTGTGAAGGGGGTTCAAGTTGGCACCAGGGAATGTCAGCATCAGTTCAGAAACAGAAGGTGGAACTGCACGACGGTCAGGCGTTCCctcagaaaaattttacttcgaG ACACGAGAGAGACTGGTTTCATAAACGCCATCACGGCTGCTGGGATCACTCACGCTGTCACCAGGGCCTGCACCATGGGCCACCTCGTCGAGTGCTCGTGTGACAAAACTATCAGCAAAGGTAGGA GAAATCGCGGTGGAAAAGCAGCAAGCCGAGCACCCGATCGAACCAAAAATCCTTTGGCGGAGGGTGAATGGGAGTGGGGCGGGTGCGGGGACAACGTGAATTTCGGTTTCAAAAAGTCCCGAGATTTCATGGACGCGCCGTACCGGAAACGCAGCGACATCAAGACGCTGGTGAAGCTGCACAACAACGACGCCGGTCGTCTG gcagtgaaaaatttcatgcgCACCGAGTGCAAGTGCCACGGTCTCTCGGGTTCGTGCACCGTTCGTACTTGCTGGAGGAAGATGCCCCCGTTTCGCGAGGTCGGCAATCGTCTTAAGGACTCGTTCGACGGGGCGGCAAAGGTGATACCGAGCAACGACGGTCACAGCTTTATAACCGAGGGTCCGACGATCAAGCCTCCCGGTCGTTTCGACCTCGTTTACAGCGAGGACTCGCCGGACTTTTGCAAGCCGAACAGGAAGACCGGCTCCCTCGGGACTCAGGGTAGGCAGTGCAACGCCACGAGCCCCGGCGTCGAGGGCTGCGAGCTTCTTTGTTGCGGTCGCGGTTACGACACGAAAGTCGTCAAGGAGAAGGTCAACTGTCATTGTAGGTTCAAGTGGTGCTGCGAAGTAACGTGCAACACGTGCGTCGTCAAAATGTCGGTAAACACGTGTCGTTGA